From a region of the Nitrospira sp. genome:
- a CDS encoding enoyl-CoA hydratase/isomerase family protein, whose product MPHQLLTISHHVARITLHNPPANVLNLSVIKELEHVLNELEEDEYVRAVIVTGTGRFFCAGADINELAHLNTVHGGSEFAVRGQSLLNRIERSDKPVLAAINGTCVGGGLELALACHIRVAVAGAVLGLPEIKLSLIPGFGGTQRLPRIVGPSKAVEMILTGESLSAEEAQRIGLLNRVVPSQELFTHVEAIAASIATCGKTAVESALHAIRGGIDIPLSEGLAREAELFGRLCVTSDKQEAIRAFLDKRPSKVASA is encoded by the coding sequence ATGCCGCATCAATTATTGACGATCTCCCACCATGTCGCACGAATTACCCTCCATAATCCGCCGGCCAACGTGCTCAATCTTTCCGTGATCAAGGAGCTCGAACATGTCCTGAACGAATTGGAGGAAGACGAGTACGTCCGCGCGGTGATTGTGACAGGCACGGGACGGTTCTTCTGCGCCGGGGCCGATATCAACGAACTGGCTCACCTCAATACCGTGCATGGCGGGTCGGAATTTGCCGTTCGTGGACAGTCGCTGCTGAACCGTATCGAACGATCGGACAAGCCGGTGCTCGCCGCGATCAACGGAACGTGTGTCGGCGGAGGTCTCGAGCTGGCCTTGGCCTGCCATATTCGGGTAGCGGTGGCAGGAGCGGTGTTGGGATTGCCCGAGATCAAACTTAGTCTCATTCCTGGTTTCGGCGGCACGCAACGGTTGCCGCGAATTGTCGGTCCCTCCAAGGCCGTCGAGATGATCCTGACGGGAGAAAGCCTATCCGCTGAGGAAGCGCAACGAATCGGTCTGCTGAATCGAGTGGTCCCGTCACAGGAGCTATTCACGCATGTAGAAGCGATTGCCGCCTCCATCGCGACGTGCGGGAAAACTGCGGTCGAATCCGCGCTGCATGCGATCAGAGGAGGAATCGATATCCCCTTGTCGGAGGGACTGGCGAGAGAAGCGGAACTATTCGGCCGATTGTGTGTGACTTCCGACAAGCAGGAAGCCATTCGGGCGTTTCTCGACAAACGACCGTCGAAGGTTGCGAGCGCATGA
- the meaB gene encoding methylmalonyl Co-A mutase-associated GTPase MeaB, which produces MSVSSPRLSVPGIHGVATLVEQVRAGNIRAVSRLITLLEDHVDDRAALPFLNGSPGSAAVIGVTGYPGAGKSTVVDRLVSVYRRSGLKVGVLAVDISSPVTGGALLGDRIRMQGHALDRGVYIRSMATRGHYGGLARATRDATRVLEEAGYAVILIETIGVGQNEVDIVDLAQTVVAVVAPGLGDEVQAMKAGLLEVAHIVVVNKGDLPGADTTLRDLREWCPRVLRTVATTGEGIPELAAAIIDDPRLRDVLHVGATQNRLFRSNRTDGER; this is translated from the coding sequence ATGAGTGTGTCGAGTCCACGCCTGTCCGTGCCCGGTATCCACGGCGTGGCGACCTTGGTTGAGCAGGTCAGAGCCGGGAATATTCGTGCCGTGTCACGCCTGATCACCTTGCTGGAAGATCACGTGGACGACAGAGCGGCGTTGCCGTTCCTAAACGGCTCACCGGGAAGCGCCGCGGTAATCGGAGTCACGGGGTACCCCGGAGCCGGGAAAAGCACCGTTGTCGACCGTTTGGTAAGCGTGTATCGGCGGAGCGGTCTGAAAGTCGGCGTGCTGGCGGTCGATATCAGCAGTCCCGTCACGGGAGGCGCACTATTGGGTGACCGTATCAGAATGCAGGGACATGCGCTGGATCGGGGAGTCTATATTCGCAGTATGGCGACCCGAGGGCACTACGGAGGACTAGCCAGAGCAACCCGTGATGCTACGCGGGTGCTGGAAGAGGCGGGATATGCGGTCATCTTGATCGAGACCATTGGAGTCGGCCAGAACGAAGTCGACATTGTCGATCTGGCACAGACGGTGGTAGCAGTCGTCGCACCGGGGTTGGGGGACGAGGTTCAAGCGATGAAGGCCGGGTTGTTGGAAGTCGCACATATCGTCGTGGTCAACAAAGGCGATCTCCCGGGCGCGGACACCACATTGCGGGACTTGCGGGAATGGTGTCCCAGGGTATTGCGAACCGTCGCGACGACAGGCGAGGGGATTCCGGAACTTGCCGCCGCGATCATTGATGATCCCAGGCTCCGTGATGTTTTGCATGTCGGTGCAACTCAGAACCGCTTGTTCCGTTCGAATCGCACGGACGGAGAGAGATAG